acattacacactgttggagagatttataaagaatgaagttgtgtttgtgcattatacagactgcaagtgtttaaaaatgaaaatagcgatggctcttgtctctgtgaatacagtaagaaacaatggtaactttaaccacatttaacagtacattagcaacatgctaacgaaacatttagaaagacaatttccacatatcactaaaaatatcatgatatcatggatcatgtcagttattattgctccatctgccatttttcgctattgttcttgcttgcttacctagtctgatgattcagctgtgcacagatccagacgttaatacatactggcttgtctaatgccttgaacatgagctggcatatgcaaatattgggggcgtacaccccgactgttacataacagtcggtgttatgttgagattcgcctgttcttcagaggtcttttaaacaaatgagatttacataagaaggatgaaacaatggagtttgaaactcagtgtatgtcatttccatgtactgaactcttgttatttaactatgccaatataaattcaatttttaattctagggcacctttaagtatactTGACTTTTACTATAACTGACAGCAATGTCAAAGTATATTCTCTTTCTTTTGATCgagatatacttaaaagtataattaagtaTTCTAAGTATACTTGGCTTGTTGTTTACTTTTTATTGAGTAGTCTATATTAAATACTCTTTTCAAATAGTTTAACATACTGTCTTATAAACTtgcattgtttaaaaatattgatttataaagaaaatagaTATGTTCCTAATTCTGAGTATCTGAGTCTTTGTGTAGACTAGTCCACTGGTAGTGTAAAGAGGAATTTACTTCAAATCTACTCAATGACTGAATTTTGCGGTTATCcgtgtttttattgttataccATAGGGGGCAAAATTACGAATCTTCTGAAATGGTACAAAATCTCTGGATCAAAATGCAGATGAAGCAAAAACGAGCAATAAAAGATTGCTTACGccaatgtaaaataatgcaattatcaaacatgaaatggcACATAAGGTCAAAACTGCCTAACAGGACTTTGAAGCTCTGGGGTGTTGATGGACGTGATCTAatccatctgtgttttgatcatctttctgaATTCCAGTcggatgttgttgttttttttttttttttttttttttttctttttcttatccACATTCTTGTTTGATAAAggatgcatgaagctagaataaaaaaaaattaaaatgggaagagttaaagggttagttcacccaaaaattgcatttctgtcatttattactcaccctcatgttgttccatacccgtaagaccttagttcatcttcggaacacaaagaTGATGGAAccccgaagatgaatgaaggtcttaggggtttggaacgacatgagggcgagtaattattGACTGaaatttttgggggaactaaccctttaaagtacaGTCAAAGGTatttaaagtataaaaaaaaattattacctAAATGGGAACATGGTTGTAACGAAGGCGGGACTCACaggtaagatccaaatgcaagcttttatttagagtgagcgtggtcgtacaggcagggtcaaaacaggaacaaacggGAACagtaaggaacaggcagagtcgtagtcagggtacaggcagtagatcgaggcaggcagcaATGGGTCGTAAACGGGAATCAGGCAAGATCAATCACAGACAGGCAAACAGGATACAAGGAAACACTCAGAAATGTAACACAAGTGAAAACAAGACTTCACGGTGAAGTGGTGTGagtgaaagtcctttatagtcctgttaatgtgctgcagctgggtgtggtgattagtgaagtgattggtggagtgagtgcaggtgattggcagagaggattatggggaatgtagtccgggaagtgacaggACAGACGGTGATCATAACAATAGTAGTTGGCCCATGGGTATAAATTTAAAGGCGTTTCTCATTACCAAGTACGCAAAGTTCAGACTTGGCAAACTTGACACCGGAGTTCATACTCCTGAGGACAGGAGGACgaaaataaatactatttaaaaaaaatccagtaattctgtaaaaagaaaaaaaacaaccctactttttgttttcctttaaaaaatatgaaacctAATAATATATGGGTCAGGCAATATGTGCATATAGTCTGATTATCTTTGCTGTATGTatatgtaatcaaattacaaatGACATAGAATGCAATCctgtctctttttgttaaatgtcagttttaatgaacAATTAATAGCCAAGTCAAACGTACAAAATCAGCGCTCTAGTACAACAGTAAATTTATGAAACCTAACTTTGCCTTcagccaaaaacaaaaaagatttgtgggaccaaagattgcccgttagATATACACAAggatgaattatatctcatatTTAACCATTATAGAAATATCAGACCCAGCGGCAAATGTCAGGAGTAGTTGAGGTACAGTACAGCTGTTCTCGATggggtacatgagcgctgaggGCCGGGTGATCGCCTGGATTTCACAAACTCGAAATTGTTGGAataaattttcaaataggcactatcattataaataaactgcagatttgagctttaaacaaCTACATTATCACctgaaaaatgcttaaaactacatttcatgACACAACAGcagtagtatttttaaaattatgcaGGTTTTCTTCTCCACCATTGATTCTTGTTGGTGtaagatgcattctgggatacttTGCTGTCTGAGGTTCACACAAGTCACCTCCTGATGCAAAAAGGGGCGGAGCAAGAACATATCCAGGGATTTGAACTgtacttggctagatgtgaactttgaattgAAACAGTACTTGGGCAGTGACTGATGCTTCACAAGTCCCACAAGAATGACCAACCCTGCtgctggagggccactgtcctacaGAGCTTAGCTTCAACCCcagtcaaacacacctgaaccagctaattgAGGTATTTAGGGATTCTTGAAAATTACAGGCAGGTGTGATGAAGCAGGGTTGAACCTGAAGTCTGCTGGAAGGTAGTTCTCCAGGAGCAGGTTTGGAACCCCTGCTGTATGTTTAGTTTTGTAATGTTCTCATatctgttttatatgaacaaagTGGATTATCCTACTTCTGTCATCTGGAGTACACCAGGAATTCGGTGTTTAGCTAATCTCATCAAGCTCTGTTTGACTTGAGGGGGCACTATCTCCTGGAAAGCAGCTGCTTCAAATCAGTCTTGAATGAATTAATGGCCCAAGGCAGGCCACCTTCATGAAACATAAGTGACATTTATATTGTTGTCCATTATCCTTACCTCATCCAGAAACTTGTTTGACTTCATTCTTGATAAAAAACTGTCTTTTAAACCTTGCATTATGGTAAGTTGCAGTGTTCAAATTCTTGACAGCAGCATTGACTGCATCTTGCAAATAAATGTCAAAGCTGAGGACAGGGTGGTATATTTCACATTCCTTGAAGTTAGGGCTGgccgatatatcgcatgcgattgtcacacgcatttcgtcagtaaagccggttccctgattaccactaaatagccatcacctgctttcaaatggagcgccatttaatagacagagccgtagttcactgacaagctacgcaatatcgcgttcattatcgaaggcgattcatctgcgataatgaacgcgatattgcgtagcttgtcggtgatctacggttctgtctattaaatggcgctccatttgaaagcaggtgatggcgatttcgcggtaatcagggaaccagctttactgacgaaatgcgcgtgaccaTTGCATGCGatgtatcgcccagccctacttgtAGTGCATCAGTAAAAGGGCTAAGAGCAGGGGtgcacataacttttttttttttggtctggttctcAAGGGAGCACCTGGAGATGCTGCTTGGTACTCAAACTTTACACAACACTCTTATCCTACAAGTTGTTGTCATCACTTTCCTCCTGACTGCTGTCCTCACTATCTTCTTTGCTCTCGAACATGGTagatgatgttttgtttttattttattaacactaatgacacagacaacagcaggaatattaggctgctgtcactttaagaccgaattcAGACGAATATACGACGCACATccggtttctttctcaactgttcacttatgacataaccgaGAGAATACTTGCCGAACGGGTTTTTGACaaatttgtgtgtatgtgtctgttCAAGTGCAAGTAAACGTGAAAAATTAATTTGGTGTTCACGCTGTCTGAAAGCCTCCTCTCTCTGCGTGCGCGTGCTTCAGGTGTGTGAGGTGCGCGAATCCCGATTTTTGACTCCTCTTCCGCGTTTTGAATGTGTAAATTGGCaagacaaaacacatccaaatgataaactttcacatTAGCAGATTAACTGCTGAGTTTAACCATCATAATCACATGCATGCCGAACCGCGGGGCCTGGTCCATATGGATCAACTGCAatccgttgcacccctaataattAATGAACACACTTATCATGGTTGCGATCTtaccagagatggagaaaaatccttctCCTGTAAGTAAATGTGTCCCTGTCCCCAAAAATGTTGGTACTCAAAAGAGCTTTCCTCCACGTTTTCTGGtaggcatttatttttaccaCACATGCGCACCTGCACACCAGTTATGTGCACCCCTGGCTGAGAGGCTGAAGAACTACTTTCACTGTTTCTTAAACCGAAATATCAGAGCCTTTGGTATCAGATGCCATTCCTTTTTGTCTTCCGCCCACACAGCCTGCAGCTGCTCCAAAAACCGTTCCACCATCATAAGATGAATTCCAGAGTTTGTGGTCTGGGAGGGACAAGTGTTTGTTTCTTAGCCCACTGACATGCAAGCCTTAGTTATCTGGTAAATGCAGATATGGGCCTTCAAAGCCTTGACAGTGCTGCAGACACCATGTTTATTTCTATTACTTCGTTCACAACAATGTGGAGATTTCCTTTGACATTTTCTGTCTTTGTCTCCAGCTTTCTTTCTTCTCTTCAAAAGAATCTGTGATCTGTGAGTTAAATCACAACAGCCAAGTTGTCACAATGACAGTTTCCCTGACTTATTTATGTGCTGCAGTTTTCTCTTTGTGTCCACAGATCAGTTGCAAAATGGTTTTTCTGAGATGCTGAATTATGAGATGTTTGGTTTCAATATTCATGTGAGGTATAtctgtttatataaaacaattttGACTTGGAAGCtgacattttaaagtaaaactgtTAAAGCATTTGCTGGAATCAATGTTTTTCAACTGTGTAGACAAGAACTTGATCCATATGAATTGGTTCAGTTTTCTTGTTTCaagttttgtcatatttaaatGCCTCTGAAAAGCTTGGTGGGGTCATGTTCATCCTCATCAGCATGATGCTGTGAAGATTTGTAAATTGTGTTGGTAGGAGAGGAGAGAGGAAATTAGAAGTTTGGTCTACCTTGACTAAAGCTGCCCGCATTCTCCACTAAGATGTATGTTGGTATCCAAGCCTGCTTTTGTGTGATTTTGCTTGTACTTTTTGTTGGGGATGCTAAGGGTGTGCTTTAGAGTTCTGACAGggtgataataaaattaaacatcCATATTGGTAACCTACACAGACAGCATTTATGGTCTCTGCATAAACAGCATACTATTTTAGTCATTTAGGATTATTGAGATAAAAGGGAGCTCATAAAAAGTTGACTGCATTTATTACGTCTGGAGAGAGTAGCTTCTCAGTCCTGATATATGGCTTCAGATAGCATTTATCGGCCAAAGTTGATGTCCCCTTTGAACcctttttaaaagtttctgaagtcagagATCACTTGTTTGCAATCCAAGCTCATTGGAAAAATGTGCCTTTGGTGGTATTTCTGCAAAATGATATGTCGCTTCTTGCCTGTTTCGTGACACttttaaagtgaaatgtccAATGATTGTCTCTTAAAATGGGTTTCCAAACATGTGGCTCTACAAAATACACAATTGTATCCAAAACATGTGGCTCTACAAAGTTACTGCCTGTAATCACGTACCACCTACAGTAAACCTTAGCTTAAACCTAACCTTAAAGGCAAATGTGggataaaaatgcattttctgaAGCATAATCGATAATTTGTTTTGCTGccactagtgttcatttcatctggaaACTACagtgaattttatatataggaATGTTTTTAGAGTTAATGGAGGcatgtttttccaatgagcTTATGTTGCTTGTCTGGTGTAATAAACGGTTGATAACTGATtgtgaatttaaaataatagcgtggcttttattttaacaaatagcacattacaaatgatgatttttttggggggggatcCTAGGTTTTGGAATCATCAATTTCTATATATTTCTTTGAGTTCTATATAGTGTATTTGTTCTGTATATCTGTGACGCAAGTTTTAATTACTCCGTACACTCTTAACAGGGTCACGGTCACAGCAATGTGCAATATGGATCTCAGTCACTTTCCACTGGACACCCAGACATGCTCATTGGAGATTGAAAGCTGTGAGTCTAAACGCAATATGATTGATGTAAACATTTTCATGACTGAATTAAACGTTTCAAAGCATAATGTGACACATATTTCAGAGAAAAATAGAATATTCAGTGTTTAAGTGTTTGTGAGTTCATATGTATTTGTGTTATTCTCTTTGAAGATGCCTATACTGATGATGACCTCATGCTGTACTGGAAGAGAGGAAACAAATCTCTGCAGACGGATGAGAAGATCTCTCTGTCTCAGTTCCTCATTCAGGAGTTTCACACCACCACAAAACTAGCTTTCTACAGCAGCACAGGTACTGGTGATTGGATCTCCGGTAAAgttagagcagtggttcccaaccctggtcctggagtaTACCCAACAGTACATATTTTAGATGTCTCTTATCTGACACAAGCATTTCAAGTTTTgaagtctctactaatgagctgatgagttgaatcaggtgttttGATTAGagaaacatacaaaatgtgcagagttGGGGATGCTTCAGGACcagggttgggaaccactgagtTACAGCATCTGCAACTAATCCTTCACTAATCCCACCCTAAAACCACTACTGATGACCGCTGTTGCTACCCTCCATATTGTCTCATGTAATGTAAGTCATGTTGCATAATACCATAATTCCTGACTAGTAGAGATTGTTAAAGCGGTTaacttgaagggttagttcacccaaaaatgaaaattatgacaattattaCTAACCCTCACGTCGTTCTACACACGTAAGTCCGTTcatttttggaacacaaattacgatatttttaatgaaatccaatggctcagtgaggcctctattgccagcaatgtcactgaacctctcaagatccagaaaggtaataaagacatatttaaaacagttcatgtgtgtACAGTGATTCtaccttaattttataaagtgacaagaacaaaaaaaaacaaaataacgacttttcaataatatctagcgattgccgatttcaaaacactgctttgaagctttacgaatcttttgattcgaatcagtggtttagaGCGCCGATTTCAGTAAAAGAGGCTTCGTTTACGcaatctgaaccactgattcgaaacaaaagttTTGTAAAGCTTCCAAGTAGTGTTTTAACTTTTGTGTTAACTTGGCAGGAATTTAAAATTAGCCTGATTACGTTATTACACAAGTTCATACTTCCTTTTCAAAATAGTAGTCCACAACACAATTTCACTTATGAACACAACATGTCTCTTCGGTAGATACTGTACAGCGAGCTATTCAGTTCTGTTACTAGAAGGCCACAACCCAgagagtttagttccaaccctaattaaacacatcaGAACCAGCTAATCAACACAGCATATTGATTTCCAATCACAGTCCCCTTACCATGTCCATTGACCTATCTCTCCCTAAGCGGTCCTTTTCCTAGTGCTTCAATCCATCTCTGCTTACTGACAGTGAATTCATAGAATATATTACCATCAAGTTGAAAGAGTTTTTGGAGTTTAATGACAACGGGGAGGTGTCAGACTCTATACTTTGGGTGATGTTAAAGGTGGTTATGCGTGGGCATATTATTTCTTACGAATCTGCTgccaagaaagaaagagaaaaaagactTTTAGAGATACAAAATGTTCTTCCTACCCTTGAATTGGCGTATCAGGTGTCAAAATCATCTAACGACTACAATAAGATAATGAAGCTTAAGTATGAGTACAGCTGCATTCTTGGTGGTCAAATAAACAAGCTTTTTTTGAGAATGAGGCAGAGGCATTTTGAAACGGGATAAGCCTGATAAGCTCTTGGCGCAACAACTTAAAGGAGCTCAAGCTTCCAGGTCAATTTATTGCATCAAAGCTAAGGATGGCACACTGTTAACTAACCCCAAGGATATTAATGCCcgttttaaagatttttatagCGAACTCTATACTTCCAACAGTACAGCCActcattttgatttaacacaCTTTTTTGACTCTCTTGAAATACCTAAACTTGGTGACGTTGCTAGGGCTGACCTGGACTCTGATTTTACTTTTTGAAGATAGTCTCTGCCATTTAAGTCATTTCCAACTGGGAAGGCGGCGGGGCCAGATGCATTTAGTTCCgaattttttaaaagattttgtgATATTCTCATGACATTTGTGTCATGGCTAAAAATAATATATGCCAGACCAAAGTGTTCAGTTTTAACTAATGCAGACAGGTTGCTTGAGTTTCCTTTACATCGCTCCGTGCAACAGGGGTGCCCCCTTTCACCTGCCCTTTTCGCCATTGCGATAGAACCTCTTAGTTTAAGTATAAGGTGTCATACAGGTATCACAGGTCTCGAAGTGGGAGACAAGAAAGTTCTTATTAGTCTGTATGCAGATTATGTAATATTGTATTTGCAAAATTCTGAAAGATCAGGTCCCATTCTCTTAGATTTTATTACTAGTTTTGGGAGACTATCAGGGTATACAATCAATTTGTCAAAGAATAACTTTATGCCTCTTTCTGAGACTTCTAGACCTGGGTTTTTGGAGAATATTCTGTTTACCAGGGATCATTTTGTGTATCTCAGCTTGACGATCCCCAAAgattcaaaattattatttaagttaattttgcAGTTTCTTTCAAAACTTAAAAGTAGTATAGGAAGTTGGAAAATTCTACCTTTGTCTATGATCGGGCGtataaattcaataaaaatggTTTCTCTTCCCAGGTTGATATATCTTTGTCAGAATCTCCCTGTTTTTCTTACTTCTGCTTTCTTCAAGGAACTGGACTCTTTAATCCTCTCTTATGTTTGGAACTATAAGACCCACAGAATCTCTAAAATGCATCTACAAAAACCCAAGTCTGTACGTGGCCTGAGTATGCCAGTATTCAAGTATTATTATTGGGCCGCCAATATTAGGGCTTTAATGTACTGGGTGAAGGGGGCACCGGCCAATTTGACATCTGACATCCCCTTGTGGGTACAAATGGAGACTAACCTGGCTGTTGGCACCTCCATAGCAGCCATGTTGTTCTCCAAGTTTGATAAGCCTTTTTTACCCCCCTGGACTGATAGAACTTGCTTTGTCTGGAGGGAGAAGGGCTTAGAGTCCATCAGGGACCTTTATGTTGAGGGAAGGTTTGCATCCTTTAGCCAGTTAAGAGAGAAATTTGATTTGCCTCATGTACACTTCTTTCGTTATCTACAAATTAGGCATTATGTGCAGTCCAAAATTTGTAATTTCTAACAACTTCCTGAAAAAcatgtgtttttttaatgtttttctgaATCCTCCTGACTCTAGACATCTTATTTccaaatttgtttgtttatttgatagCTGCATTGCAGCTCCTACTGAGAGATTTAAAGCAGCCTGGGAGGAAGACCTTACAATAGGCCTCTTCCGCCTGATGCAGAACTTGCAATCTTTGGTTTTTCACAGCGCACCTTCTGCCTCTCAGGGACAATACAGCAATCTCTAACCCTGGGTATGATTGTGGCTAAGAGACTTGTGCTGAAGAACTGGAAGTCACCCTCACCCCCTTCCTTTCGAATTTGGATTACGGATATGATTTCTCTTATACAAATGGAAAGACTCAGATTCTTGAACTAATTCCATTGAAAAATTTTCCACTGTTTGGGTTTTATTCCTGGGCCATTTGGACAAGTTAACTGCTCAACCAGCCCCTAGTGGCTCCACTGAGGCTAATGCTGTACATCTTCCTGGGCACCTAGACTGATTGTTTAGCAGGTTTTTACTGTAGTATTTCTGGCTACTGAACTAAACATTTAttgtcattatcattattatttttacttactattattattattattattattattattattattattattattatttatttttttttttttttttttgcttgtgtGGTCCGAGACATTGTCGTTTGTCTGTTCTGTGtttatttttggaaaaaaaactctaaaataaaatattcaaaaaaaaaacaagacaaaaaaaagaaccagctaatcaaggtcttcagaatTACTTGATTATTACAGGacggtgtgtttgattagggttagaACTAAACTCTGAGGGTTGCAGTCCTCCAGGAATAGAATTGAATAGCCCTGCTGTACACCATGATCGGTGGTGCTTTGTTATGACTAAAACTGCAAACTTTTCCCCTTCAATCTTCTCCTGCAGGTTGGTACAATCGTCTTTACATCAACTTCACTCTGCGTCGTCATATCTTCTTCTTCCTGCTTCAGACGTACTTTCCCGCCACTCTAATGGTAATGCTGTCATGGGTGTCCTTCTGGATTGACCGACGAGCTGTTCCTGCGAGGGTTCCTCTGGGTGAGATGTTTTAAATGAATTGTATAACTACATCATGCTGCAAAACATTGCAGCATGTGCGGTTGCATAATTCGATTAAAAACTACAGGAACACTTGTGTTCAACTTGAAGCGGTGCTGCGCAGTACCGCTAGAGTGATTCGAAAGCATACAGAGCATACATCTGCCCTCTCGCTTTCAGGGTAATTTGATGTCTGAGGGTAATTTGAGGTCTGCGCAGCACCGCAtcaagtcgaacacacctaatgACACATACACTTAAGTGCCTTCCCCAAATTCCCCAACACGTTTTGCAGCATGCACTTTTGAATAAATTGATCACACTGATCTCTTTGTAGGCATTACGACGGTACTCACCATGTCCACCATCATCACTGGAGTGAACGCCTCCATGCCCAGAGTCTCCTACATCAAAGCTGTGGATATTTACCTGTGGGTCAGCTTCGTCTTTGTCTTCCTGTCTGTGATCGAGTACGCCGCTGTCAATTACCTGTCCACTCTGCAGGAGCGCAAAGTACAAAGCAACAGGGTAAGCTAAGACAGTttagttaaaatgtattaaGATGTACTTGTTCTGCGGTTAATACGGCATTTTAGCAAGGCTAATCATTGATATTTAGGGACAAACATAGAAGGACCTGTCTTATTGGCTTCTAGAGATGTGTGGATCATGTCTAACATTACCCAaatctgctgttaaaaataaatcatccacCTGCCACCCAACCTACTTTCTGAAACTTCTCTTGGATCCGTTTTGCCTCCATTACTGCTTAAACAACTGGACCCCCAACTGAGTCTAAGTCTGCAAATTAGTAACTAACAAAACAATTCAGCTTCAAACATGGTAATATTTCCATGAATCCATCATTGATGATTTAGCTCATCCACCCAATTaattagaatgtttttttttttttattacttggcCAACCCAACCTGTGGATTATCCGCGGATATAACCACGACATGCACATCCTTTTTGGCTACAAGAAGTTTAGCTTGGAGTGTAATTTGATTGCCTAGTGAACTAGACTCAAGGAAGTAATATTTAAGTCATGATCAATACAAATACTCCAAAATAgtacttacaaaaaaaaaaaaaataataataataataataccaaaaattcttctgtaaaaaaaaaaaatccctagaGCTAAGTTAAGAAATTACTCTGTAAATCTTGACATTAATGCAAGGACGAGGAGtctttattaaataaacacaaaaataagaaaatccAAATGGGAAAACAGAGGGCAAATTCCAAACTGGTTGAAATATAAATTAAGGCTGGGAAGATGGATAATAATAATCCAAATGGGGATCAGGAGACAATCCAAAGTAGTGAACGGAAACACAACAGCTTTACAAACGACAAGTAAAGACAACGACCGACAACTAAAGCCTGAAACACAGGGGTATATATACTGTGCACATGCAAACAAGAGGATAACAAGGCACAGTTGAGACTGATTAAATACTATGGAAACTAATGAGGGTAACAAAGgcaaaacaggaactaaacacaAGAAGTGAAACATGGAAACAATAGAAACAGTAAGACATCAGAACATCCttgaacaaaaaaacactttagacATGGGGAAAATCGTGACAGTTTTTTAAATCTTtcgaaaaaatgtaaaaaatttgtatgttgttttttttctttttttttttccaagtattatgtttgatacatcaggcttttatggctcatatagtatagagtgagaatatggagctaaactcaaactgagggaaaaaaaaaactgcatttagTTTTTTGATCAAAGCTATGTAGTTTTTATTGTGGAGGGCAAAACATATAatgagatgaacaaataaacattcctcaaaagcctCATGGATCATATTTGATATTCACATTGTAACATGatttttctgagaaaaaaaaaaaaagtttgtcaagtaaacctaagttgcttcagtccagtaagtgtCCATCGTGAAACATCACTAACAATAGTTATTCTTGCatgtacttttttaaaaatcagtaaAATTTCATAGTAAAAAGACACGTGTCACGACCTGAAGAGGGACAGTACTGTAATATTACATGTCATATGTGCTTGTATGATCCAGCAGTTGCCGTGTACTTGTGGAATGACCCATCCTGGTCAGATGATGATGAGCAGCAGTTACAG
Above is a window of Megalobrama amblycephala isolate DHTTF-2021 linkage group LG11, ASM1881202v1, whole genome shotgun sequence DNA encoding:
- the LOC125277703 gene encoding gamma-aminobutyric acid receptor subunit rho-1-like, whose translation is MDFTITLYLRHYWKDERLSFPSNTNQSMTFDGRLVKKIWVPDIFFVHSKRSFIHDTTTENVMLRVHPDGKVLYSLRVTVTAMCNMDLSHFPLDTQTCSLEIESYAYTDDDLMLYWKRGNKSLQTDEKISLSQFLIQEFHTTTKLAFYSSTGWYNRLYINFTLRRHIFFFLLQTYFPATLMVMLSWVSFWIDRRAVPARVPLGITTVLTMSTIITGVNASMPRVSYIKAVDIYLWVSFVFVFLSVIEYAAVNYLSTLQERKVQSNRLPCTCGMTHPGQMMMSSSYSDMDMMTTGNYGMSELSGDKQEQFLVHLVLDNEQGAQRPAVTSNSSLLIDTHAIDTYSRVIFPGAYTLFNIIYWSIYLQ